The Streptomyces sp. NBC_00569 genomic sequence GCTGGTACTGGGAGCGGACCTGTTCGGCGATGTCGTGGCGGTCCTGGAGGATGCCGACGGTGAGCAGGAGGACGTCTTCGAAGTCGATGAGGCCGCGGTCGCGCTTGAGCGTTTCGTAGGTGGCGTAGATCTGGGCGGTCTCGGCGTTGTTGCGGGGGGTGAGGCGTCCGGTTTTGGCGGCTGCTGCTGCGTAGTCGGCGGGGACGGTCTGGGTGACTTTGGACCACTCGATTTCGGCCGTGACGTCGCGGAGCTCGCCGCGCTCGAGGCGGATGCGGCAGGCGGCGGCCGCGTCGGCGACGAGTTGGATCTTGCGGTCGACGATGCGGGGCAGTTCGCCGCCGACTGCTTTGGGCCAGAAGAACTGGAGCTGGCGCAGGGCCGCGGCGTGGAAGGTGCGGGCCTGGACTCCGCCGGCGCCGAGGTGGCGGAGGCGGCCGCGCATTTCGCCTGCTGCGCGGTTGGTGAAGGTGACGGCGAGGATGCTGTTGGGCTGGAGGATGCCGGAGCGGACGCCGTAGGCGATGCGGTGGGTGATGGCGCGGGTCTTGCCTGTGCCCGCGCCGGCGAGGACGCACACCGGTCCGTGCAGGGCGGTGGCGACGGCGCGCTGTTCGGGGTCGAGCCCGTCGAGCACCGCGTCGGCCGTGTCCGGAACCTGCGGGAAGAGGGTGGAGTGCGTTGCTGCTGTCACCCCGCCATGCTGCCAGGTTGGTGGGGGCGGGTGCGTCGCGTTGTCCACAGGGGGCGGGTGCAGTCGTATTAATGCGGTGCGTGTCACGTCTGCGGGTGTGATGGGCGTCATGTGTGGGCGGTGGACGGGGCGCATGCGTGGGCGGTGGCGGAGGCTCGGCCGGGGTCGGGAATGGTGGCCGGGTCGCTTGCGTTCGACTCATTGCGAACAAGCATTCCGAGCCGTGAAGGAGCATGAGGAACATGCCGGGGACTGTGACGATGTACAGCACGACGTGGTGCGGCTACTGCCGTCGGCTGAAGGGCCAGATGGACCGCGAGGGCATCGAGTACAACGAGGTCAACATCGAGCACGACCCGGATTCGGCGGCGTTCGTCGAGAAGGCGAACGGCGGAAACCAGACGGTTCCGACTGTTCAGATCGTTCCGGCGAACGGTGGGGCTGAGGTCGTCATGACGAACCCGAGCCTTGCGCAGGTCAAGCAGGCGCTGACCGGCGCCGCCTGATCGCTTCTTCATACAGACCGGCCCCCGCTTCGGCGGGGGTCTTCTGCGTTCCTGGATTCCTGGTCACTTCGCGTTGACGCGTTCGAGCTCTTGGGGCTCAGTCCCGTTCAGCTCGGTCATCCGCCCGTCTCAGCGGATGCCCTGCCCGACCTGACCGAGGGTGGGCGCCTGGCCCGGTCAGGCCGGAGCTGACCGGGCCGGGTCAGGTCAGATCGGGCGGGGTTATACGGCGTCGCCGGGCTTGGGGAGGGGCTTGCCGTACCAGAGTTCGATGAGGCGGGCCGCGATCGAGATTCCGTAGGGGGGCATGACCTCTCCGGACTCGAATGCGGCGCGCAGGTCTTCGCGGGAGAACCAGCGGGCTTCGTGGATTTCTTCGCCGTCGACGTTGATCTCGGACGAGGTGGCGCGGGCCATGAAGCCGAGCATGAGGCTGGAGGGGAACGGCCAGGGCTGGCTGGCGACGTATTCGACGTCGGGGCCGACGACGACTCCGGCTTCTTCGAAGACTTCGCGGCGTACGGACTGCTCGATGGACTCTCCGGGTTCGACGAAGCCGGCGAGGGTGGAGAAGCGGCCTTCGGGCCAGTGGACCTGGCGGCCGAGGAGTGCGCGGTCCTCTTCGTCCGTGACGAGCATGATCACTGCGGGGTCGGTGCGGGGGTAGTGCTCGGCTCCGCAGGCCTGGCAGCGGCGGATGTGGCCCGCGGCGGCGATGACGGTGCGTTCGCCGCAGCGGGAGCAGAAGCGGTGCAGGCGCTGCCAGTTCTCGAGGGCGACGGCGTGCACCATGAGGCCGGCGTCCCGGGGGGACAGGAGGAGTCCGGCTTCGCGCAGGCCGGCGGGGCGCGCGGACTGGTCGATGCGGCCGGGGAGGGTGTCCTTCTGGAGGGCGAAGTAGCTGACGCCGTCGTCGTCGGTGCCCAGGAAGTAGCGGTGGGCTTCGGTGAGGGGCGCTTCGAAGGACGGGGTCATGACCAGTTCGGTGGCGCCGTCCGGCGTCTCGTCGATGAGGACCTGTCCGCCGGAGACCACGAAGACGCGGGTGGTGGGGTGGCTCCAGGCTGCGGCGAGCCAGGCTTCGTCGAGGCGGTGGTTTGCGGCGCGGTCGATGCCGCTGGGTGCGGAGAGCGAGAGCGGACGGTCGGCTGTGCGGTCGGTCCAGGTGGTCACGGGTGCTTCCAACTCCCCCGATGGAATGGGTGTTTCGGCGGGACGGTTCGGCTGGGCGGGTGCGGGGTGTGGCGGGTGGGGTGGCTCAGTGTGCATCGCGCCAGTTCTCCGCGAGGTCGCCCCACAGGTGGGCGGCTGTTTCGACGCCCTTTTTGAGGAGGTCGAGTTCGACTTTCTCGTTGGGTGCGTGCCAGCCGTCGGAGGGGACGGAGATGCCGAGGAAAAGGACGGGTGCGTCGAGGACGTCCTGGAGGTCGGCGGCGGGGCCGGAGCCTCCTTCGCGCGTGAAGCGGATCTTCTGGTCGAAGGCGAGGTTCATGGCGCGGACGACGGACTGGAGGGCGGGGTGGTCGAGGGGGGTGAGGCAGGGGCGGGTGGCGGCGCCGAAGGTGATGGTGTGGCGGATGCCGGCGGGGAGCTGTTGGGCGACCCAGTCGGTGACGGCCTTTTCCACGTGGTCGGGGTCCTGTCCGGCGACGAGGCGGAAAGACAGCTTCAGCGTGGCTGAGGCGGGGACGATGGTTTTGCCGCCGGGGCCTTGGTAGCCGCCTCCGATGCCGTTGACCTCGGCGGTGG encodes the following:
- a CDS encoding mycoredoxin, which translates into the protein MPGTVTMYSTTWCGYCRRLKGQMDREGIEYNEVNIEHDPDSAAFVEKANGGNQTVPTVQIVPANGGAEVVMTNPSLAQVKQALTGAA
- the nudC gene encoding NAD(+) diphosphatase codes for the protein MTTWTDRTADRPLSLSAPSGIDRAANHRLDEAWLAAAWSHPTTRVFVVSGGQVLIDETPDGATELVMTPSFEAPLTEAHRYFLGTDDDGVSYFALQKDTLPGRIDQSARPAGLREAGLLLSPRDAGLMVHAVALENWQRLHRFCSRCGERTVIAAAGHIRRCQACGAEHYPRTDPAVIMLVTDEEDRALLGRQVHWPEGRFSTLAGFVEPGESIEQSVRREVFEEAGVVVGPDVEYVASQPWPFPSSLMLGFMARATSSEINVDGEEIHEARWFSREDLRAAFESGEVMPPYGISIAARLIELWYGKPLPKPGDAV